From a region of the Aeoliella mucimassa genome:
- a CDS encoding IS5 family transposase produces the protein MATKEKRTYKVTNWKEYNKSLIERGNITIWFSDEALENWEHPNDQTKVGRPFVFSDTAIECLLTIRELLKLPYRQTEGFGRSLVAMLGVEAAIPNYSSLAKRASKLNVSLDIANKRGDIDIVVDSTGMKVFGEGEWKMRTHGKSKRRTWRKLHLSVNPDTREIVAEILTENSCHDADAVPEMLEQVEQPVKKFHGDGSYDKWKVYEGLESEGIEPVIPPQHNAKIKQHGNSAEEPLPRDEAIRQIRRKGRRSWKEEVGYHRRSLAETTMYRVKQSFGSHLKNRVFENQQTEARLRCKIINQFTQLGLPQFEWS, from the coding sequence ATGGCTACGAAAGAAAAACGAACCTACAAAGTCACGAACTGGAAGGAGTATAACAAGTCGCTCATCGAGCGTGGAAACATCACTATTTGGTTTAGCGACGAGGCGTTGGAGAACTGGGAACATCCTAACGACCAGACAAAAGTCGGTCGCCCTTTTGTCTTCAGCGATACGGCGATCGAGTGCTTGCTGACGATTCGCGAACTGCTGAAACTTCCCTATCGGCAGACTGAGGGATTCGGCCGCTCGCTGGTGGCGATGTTGGGCGTCGAGGCAGCGATTCCCAATTATTCTTCGCTCGCCAAGCGAGCCAGCAAGCTGAATGTTTCGCTCGATATCGCTAACAAGAGGGGCGACATCGATATCGTGGTGGATAGCACCGGCATGAAAGTGTTTGGCGAGGGCGAATGGAAGATGCGGACGCATGGCAAGTCGAAGCGGCGGACATGGCGGAAGCTGCATTTGTCGGTGAATCCTGACACCCGCGAGATTGTGGCGGAGATTTTGACCGAGAACAGTTGCCACGATGCCGATGCGGTTCCCGAAATGCTGGAGCAGGTGGAGCAGCCCGTAAAAAAGTTTCACGGCGACGGTAGTTACGACAAGTGGAAGGTTTATGAAGGGCTGGAATCCGAAGGCATTGAGCCGGTGATTCCGCCGCAGCACAACGCCAAGATCAAACAACATGGCAACTCTGCGGAGGAGCCTTTGCCCCGGGACGAGGCAATTCGTCAGATTCGACGCAAGGGGCGTAGGAGTTGGAAAGAGGAAGTGGGCTATCATCGTAGAAGCTTGGCGGAAACGACCATGTACCGAGTGAAACAAAGCTTTGGGAGCCATCTCAAAAACCGAGTATTCGAAAACCAACAAACGGAAGCCCGCTTGCGCTGTAAAATCATCAATCAATTCACCCAACTCGGGCTTCCACAGTTCGAGTGGAGTTAG